In Terriglobales bacterium, a single window of DNA contains:
- a CDS encoding class I SAM-dependent methyltransferase, protein MSFESLMAVSQRLTISVETLAALGAQLRFLQDGLDGDSRVRPLLNDVVRAIDPKLLEDVERNQQAAALALIQTTFRQALDLLENPERAPGWCYQDPDILQSQGQVSRLIVRWIETTAAQRPELSEVLRRPGAFLDVGTGVGSLAIEAARSWPALRVVGIDPWEPALTLARKNRVQSGLVERVELRPQRVEQLEERATFTLSWLPGPFISAEVVDRALEHVHGALAPGGWLIFGLYPLPSAPLEHALTSLRIVRSGGHPWTSKEVEEKLKALDFERIEACSPAPPVTLVVAQRPNSERAWTSDERSRDRSTAGFVSSHHS, encoded by the coding sequence ATGAGTTTCGAGTCTTTGATGGCCGTGTCGCAGCGCTTGACTATCTCGGTGGAGACATTGGCGGCCCTGGGTGCACAACTGCGGTTCCTGCAGGATGGGCTCGACGGGGATTCGCGTGTGCGCCCTCTCCTGAACGACGTGGTGCGGGCCATCGATCCAAAACTGCTTGAGGACGTCGAACGGAACCAGCAGGCGGCCGCCCTGGCTCTGATTCAGACAACGTTTCGCCAGGCGCTCGACCTGCTGGAGAATCCAGAGCGCGCTCCGGGCTGGTGCTACCAAGACCCGGACATCCTTCAGTCACAGGGACAGGTGTCACGTCTCATCGTCCGCTGGATTGAGACAACGGCCGCCCAACGACCGGAGCTTAGCGAGGTCCTGCGGCGCCCCGGCGCGTTTCTTGACGTTGGCACCGGGGTCGGCTCGCTCGCGATCGAAGCCGCACGTTCCTGGCCGGCGTTAAGAGTAGTCGGTATTGACCCGTGGGAGCCGGCTTTGACACTCGCACGGAAGAACCGCGTACAGAGCGGACTCGTCGAACGAGTCGAGCTTCGCCCGCAGCGCGTGGAGCAGCTTGAGGAGAGGGCAACTTTCACCCTGTCGTGGCTTCCGGGACCCTTCATCTCAGCCGAGGTCGTGGATCGCGCGCTCGAGCACGTCCACGGCGCCCTCGCCCCCGGCGGCTGGCTGATATTCGGATTGTATCCGCTGCCAAGCGCTCCGCTCGAGCACGCACTCACCAGCTTGCGGATTGTGCGCAGCGGCGGCCACCCCTGGACTTCAAAGGAGGTTGAGGAAAAGCTCAAGGCGCTCGATTTCGAGCGAATCGAAGCTTGCTCGCCCGCGCCGCCGGTCACGTTGGTGGTCGCGCAACGGCCGAACTCCGAGAGGGCATGGACGTCTGATGAACGATCTCGTGATCGCTCAACGGCCGGGTTTGTGAGTTCGCATCATTCGTAG